CCGCCGGCCACCGCGCCTGCTGCCGAAGCCTGATCGGCCTGTGATTTCCAGGGCCCCGGAAGGCATTCCGGGGCCTTGTTCATTTTGGAGTTCTGCCTGACTCATGTTTGAACGTCATCAGGGCGGCGACAGCGCCGTGCTGGTCTGCCTCGATTTTGGCGAGCCGGACTACCGCGATGGAGTCGAGGAGTTCGTGCAACTGGTCGAATCGGCCGGCGTCAAGGCGCTGGTCGTAATCGAAGGCAAGCGCGGGCGGCCCGATCCTGCTTATTTCGCAGGGAGTGGCAAGGCCGAGGAGATCGCCGAGACAGTGCGGGCCAACCAGGCCGAGCTGGTGATCTTCAACCACCAGCTGTCGCCGGCGCAGGAACGCAATCTGGAGCGATTGGTGCAGTGCCGGGTGATCGACCGCACCACCTTGATCCTTGATATCTTCGCCCAGCGCGCCCGCACTGCCGAAGGCAAGCTGCAGGTGGAGCTGGCGCAGCTTGCCCATATCCAGACCCGGCTGATCCGAGGCTGGACCCACTTGGAGCGGCAAAAGGGCGGTATCGGTCTACGGGGCCCGGGTGAAACGCAGCTGGAAACCGACCGCCGCCTGATCGGCGAGCGAGTGAAGCGGCTCAAAGGGCAGCTTGCCACCGTGCAGAAGCAGCGCGCTACGCAGCGCCGCGCCCGCGAGCGCAGTCATCAGTTCACCGTATCGATCGTCGGCTATACCAACGCTGGCAAGTCGACGCTGTTCAACGCGCTGACCAAGGCACGCGCCTATGCGGCGGACCAGCTGTTCGCCACGCTTGATACCACCAGCCGCAAGCTGTTCCTTGATCCGGAGCACTCGGTGGTCATCTCCGATACCGTCGGGTTCATCCGGGCGTTGCCGCATACGCTGGTTGCTGCATTCCGCGCCACGCTGGAGGAAACCATTCACGCCGACCTGCTGCTGCATGTAGTCGACGTGAACCATCCGCTGCGCGATATGCAGGTCGATGCGGTGAACAAGGTACTACTTGAGATCGGCGCGGAACGGATTCCGCAGCTGATGGTCTGGAACAAGATCGACCTCAAGGACCTTACACCCGATGTGGAGCGTGACGAATATGGTAAGATTCGCGCCGTTCGCGTCAGTGCCATCAACGGGACAGGACTGGATCTGCTGCGCAGCGCAGTGGTCGAGGCAATGAGCCTACCCATCGAGGAACACACCAGTACATGAGCCAGAACGACCCGCAATGGGGTGGTCGCCGCAATAACGACGGCCCGCCCGATCTCGACGAAATCTTCCGCAAGTTCTCCCAGAAAATCGGTGGCCTGTTCGGCGGCCGGCCGGGCCCGCGTGGCAATGGCGGCGCAGGCGGTTCCACCGGAGTGGTCGCCATCCTTGGCGTGCTGCTGGTGCTGTGGGGTGCGACCGGCTTCTACGTGGTCGACGAGCGTGAGAACGCCGTCATCCTGCGTTTCGGCAAGCTGGTGAGCACGATCGAGAATCCCGGTCTGCACTGGCACCTGCCGTGGCCGATCGAACGCCGCGAGATCGTCAACATGACCGAAATCCAGAGCCTGGAAGTCGGCACCACGGCGACCGCAGGCTCCAGCGATGAAGCAATGATGCTGACCGGCGACCAGAACCTGATCGAGGTACAGCTCGAAGTGCAGTACACGCTCAACTCGGCCAAGGATTTCGCGTTCAACAACGTGAACGTCGGCCAGGAAGGGCGCGACCTCGTGGTCAAGCCAGCCGCAGAGACTGCGATTCGCGAAGTGGTCGGCAAGAGCAACGTCGATTACGTGCTGAACGAGGGCCGTGGTCAGATCGCCGAGGAAACCAAGAAGCTGATGCAAGAGCTGCTGGACCGCTACGGTACCGGCGTGCAGATCGCCCGGGTGAACATCTCCGACGTGCAGCCGCCGCAGCAGGTACAGACCGCATTTGCCGACGCCGTGAAGGCCCGGCAGGATCGGCAGCGCCTGATCAACGAAGGCACCGGCTACGCCAACGATGTGATTCCGAAGGCCGAGGGCGCTGCCGCGCGCCTGATGGAAGAAGCCAAGGGCTACAAGCAGAAGGTGGTGGCGCAGGCCGAGGGTGATGCCGCGCGCTTCAAGTCCGTCGCCGCCGAATACGCCAAGGCCCCGCAGGTCACGCGTGACCGCATGTATCTCGACACCATGCAGC
This region of Chitinolyticbacter meiyuanensis genomic DNA includes:
- the hflK gene encoding FtsH protease activity modulator HflK translates to MSQNDPQWGGRRNNDGPPDLDEIFRKFSQKIGGLFGGRPGPRGNGGAGGSTGVVAILGVLLVLWGATGFYVVDERENAVILRFGKLVSTIENPGLHWHLPWPIERREIVNMTEIQSLEVGTTATAGSSDEAMMLTGDQNLIEVQLEVQYTLNSAKDFAFNNVNVGQEGRDLVVKPAAETAIREVVGKSNVDYVLNEGRGQIAEETKKLMQELLDRYGTGVQIARVNISDVQPPQQVQTAFADAVKARQDRQRLINEGTGYANDVIPKAEGAAARLMEEAKGYKQKVVAQAEGDAARFKSVAAEYAKAPQVTRDRMYLDTMQQIFQNTTKILVDQKGSGNLLYLPLDKLMQQTATDAPPAAAPTPVPAPAPAAAVQPDRGERFGR
- the hflX gene encoding ribosome rescue GTPase HflX, with protein sequence MFERHQGGDSAVLVCLDFGEPDYRDGVEEFVQLVESAGVKALVVIEGKRGRPDPAYFAGSGKAEEIAETVRANQAELVIFNHQLSPAQERNLERLVQCRVIDRTTLILDIFAQRARTAEGKLQVELAQLAHIQTRLIRGWTHLERQKGGIGLRGPGETQLETDRRLIGERVKRLKGQLATVQKQRATQRRARERSHQFTVSIVGYTNAGKSTLFNALTKARAYAADQLFATLDTTSRKLFLDPEHSVVISDTVGFIRALPHTLVAAFRATLEETIHADLLLHVVDVNHPLRDMQVDAVNKVLLEIGAERIPQLMVWNKIDLKDLTPDVERDEYGKIRAVRVSAINGTGLDLLRSAVVEAMSLPIEEHTST